One Pseudomonas tolaasii NCPPB 2192 genomic window carries:
- the flgH gene encoding flagellar basal body L-ring protein FlgH codes for MNRYVSVLALSGIAVLAGCVAPTPKPNDPYYAPVLPRTPLPAAANNGSIYQAGFEQNLYSDRKAFRVGDIITITLNEKTQASKNANSQIGKTSKTSIGLTSLFGGVPNTNNPLGSGDLSLDAGYSGDRATNGKSAAGQGNSLTGSITVTVADVLPNGIIAVRGEKWMTLNTGDELVRIAGMVRADDISTDNTVPSTRIADARITYSGTGSFADASQPGWFDRFFLSPLFPF; via the coding sequence ATGAATCGCTATGTTTCTGTTCTGGCATTGAGTGGGATCGCCGTGCTCGCGGGCTGTGTCGCCCCGACGCCGAAGCCCAATGACCCGTACTACGCACCGGTGCTGCCGCGCACGCCGCTGCCGGCGGCGGCCAACAACGGCTCGATCTACCAGGCCGGTTTCGAACAGAACCTGTACAGCGACCGCAAGGCGTTCCGGGTCGGTGACATCATCACCATCACCCTGAACGAGAAGACCCAGGCCAGCAAGAACGCCAACTCGCAGATCGGCAAGACCAGCAAGACCAGCATCGGCCTGACTTCGCTGTTCGGCGGTGTGCCCAACACCAACAACCCGCTGGGCAGTGGCGACCTGAGCCTGGACGCCGGCTATAGCGGCGACCGCGCCACCAACGGCAAGAGCGCGGCGGGGCAGGGCAACAGCCTGACCGGTTCGATCACCGTGACCGTGGCCGACGTGTTGCCCAACGGCATCATTGCCGTGCGCGGCGAGAAGTGGATGACCCTCAACACCGGCGACGAGCTGGTGCGTATCGCGGGCATGGTGCGTGCCGATGACATTTCCACTGACAACACCGTGCCGTCGACGCGAATCGCCGATGCACGCATTACCTACTCGGGTACGGGTTCGTTTGCCGACGCAAGTCAGC